A window of Lentibacillus sp. Marseille-P4043 contains these coding sequences:
- a CDS encoding Na(+)/H(+) antiporter subunit F1: MNDLLEFTQKLIHVSTVICIVAISVSLLLLLIRVIIGPSNADRAVALDGIGINLMGIAALISIIIVTTKLNDVVLLIGILLFIGTLAIAKYLEKGVIIDRDMD; this comes from the coding sequence ATGAACGATCTTTTAGAATTCACGCAAAAACTTATTCATGTGTCTACCGTTATTTGTATTGTTGCTATCTCTGTGTCCCTCCTATTGCTTTTAATTCGGGTGATAATTGGCCCATCGAATGCTGATCGTGCCGTTGCATTAGACGGAATCGGAATTAATTTAATGGGAATTGCAGCATTAATTTCAATTATCATAGTGACAACCAAATTAAACGATGTTGTCTTGTTAATTGGGATCCTACTTTTCATTGGAACACTAGCTATCGCAAAATATTTAGAAAAGGGTGTTATAATTGATCGA
- a CDS encoding Na+/H+ antiporter subunit E: MAFQIVINFIIAIMWMFLSESYTATSFLAGYLLGLLLLLLLNRFVPDTFYLKRVYKIVKLILLFIKELISSNIDIVKLVYKRKPEFEPGIFALPVDLKSNWGITLLANLITLTPGTLSVAISYDHSHIYIHAMDIDTIDDSINSIKNTFEKAIMEVTR; the protein is encoded by the coding sequence ATGGCCTTTCAGATAGTCATTAATTTTATTATTGCAATCATGTGGATGTTCCTAAGTGAATCATACACGGCAACTAGTTTTCTTGCAGGATACTTATTGGGACTGCTCTTGTTGTTATTGCTAAATCGTTTTGTTCCCGACACTTTCTACTTAAAACGGGTCTATAAAATAGTGAAGCTGATCCTTTTGTTTATCAAAGAGTTGATCTCGTCAAACATTGATATTGTAAAATTAGTTTATAAACGAAAACCTGAATTTGAACCGGGGATTTTTGCACTGCCGGTTGATCTAAAAAGTAACTGGGGAATAACGTTGCTTGCTAATTTAATTACCTTAACACCGGGAACTTTATCGGTTGCCATTTCATACGATCATTCACATATTTATATTCATGCGATGGATATCGATACAATCGATGATTCCATTAATTCCATTAAAAATACGTTTGAGAAAGCAATTATGGAGGTGACACGATGA